A region from the Streptosporangium sp. NBC_01756 genome encodes:
- the arc gene encoding proteasome ATPase, whose amino-acid sequence MAARDDAEARAAQREREVADLTTQVSFLQEEITALRRKLTESPRQARVLEERLHEVQANLAAVTGQNERLVSTLKEARDQIVALKEEVDRLAQPPSGFGVFLESREDGTVEVFTGGRKLRVNVSPAVEVDSLRRGQEVMLNEALNVVEALGFEELGEIVMLKELLEDGQRALVISHADEERVVKLAESLLDQPIRAGDSLLLEPRSGYVYERIPKSEVEELVLEEVPDISYEEIGGLMRQIEQIRDAIELPYLHADLFREHKLRPPKGVLLYGPPGCGKTLIAKAVANSLAKQVAEKTGQSGKSFFLNIKGPELLNKYVGETERHIRLVFQRAREKASEGTPVIVFFDEMDSIFRTRGSGVSSDVENTIVPQLLSEIDGVEGLENVIVIGASNREDMIDPAILRPGRLDVKIKIERPDAEAARDIFSKYLIEDLPLHPEDLAEHSGSRAGTISGMIQRVVERMYTESEENRFLEVTYANGDKEVLYFKDFNSGAMIQNIVDRSKKMAIKQFLESGQKGLRIQHLLAACVDEFSENEDLPNTTNPDDWARISGKKGERIVYIRTLVTGKQGTEAGRSIDTVANTGQYL is encoded by the coding sequence GTGGCAGCTCGCGACGACGCTGAGGCTCGAGCCGCGCAGCGCGAACGGGAGGTCGCTGACCTCACAACACAGGTCTCCTTCCTGCAGGAGGAGATCACCGCGCTACGTCGGAAGTTGACGGAGTCTCCCCGGCAGGCCAGGGTCCTCGAAGAGCGTCTTCATGAAGTACAGGCGAACCTCGCGGCCGTCACCGGCCAGAACGAACGTCTGGTATCCACCCTCAAGGAGGCCAGAGACCAGATTGTCGCCCTGAAGGAGGAGGTCGACCGGCTGGCGCAGCCGCCATCCGGTTTCGGTGTCTTCCTCGAAAGCAGAGAAGACGGCACGGTGGAGGTCTTCACCGGTGGCCGCAAACTTCGGGTGAATGTCAGTCCAGCGGTGGAGGTCGACTCGCTGAGGCGTGGCCAGGAGGTCATGCTCAACGAGGCGCTCAACGTGGTCGAGGCCCTCGGATTCGAGGAGCTCGGCGAGATCGTGATGCTCAAGGAGCTCCTTGAGGACGGCCAGCGCGCGCTGGTGATCTCGCACGCCGACGAGGAGCGGGTGGTGAAGCTGGCGGAGTCGTTGCTCGACCAGCCGATCCGGGCGGGCGACTCGCTGCTGCTGGAGCCGCGTTCGGGCTACGTCTACGAGCGCATTCCCAAGTCCGAGGTCGAAGAGCTCGTCCTGGAGGAGGTGCCCGACATCTCCTACGAGGAGATCGGCGGGCTCATGCGGCAGATCGAGCAGATCAGGGACGCGATCGAGCTTCCCTACCTGCACGCCGACCTCTTCCGCGAGCACAAGCTGCGTCCCCCGAAGGGTGTGCTGCTGTACGGCCCGCCCGGCTGCGGTAAGACGCTCATCGCCAAGGCCGTCGCCAACTCCCTGGCCAAGCAGGTCGCGGAGAAGACCGGTCAGTCCGGTAAGAGCTTCTTCCTCAACATCAAGGGTCCCGAGCTTCTCAACAAGTACGTCGGTGAGACCGAGCGGCACATCCGCCTGGTCTTCCAGCGTGCCCGGGAGAAGGCCTCCGAGGGCACCCCGGTGATCGTGTTCTTCGACGAGATGGACTCGATCTTCCGGACCCGAGGCTCGGGCGTCTCCTCCGACGTCGAGAACACCATCGTTCCCCAGCTCCTGTCGGAGATCGACGGCGTCGAGGGCCTGGAGAACGTGATCGTGATCGGCGCCTCCAACCGCGAAGACATGATCGATCCGGCGATCCTGCGGCCCGGCCGCCTGGACGTCAAGATCAAGATTGAGCGGCCGGACGCCGAGGCGGCCAGGGACATCTTCTCGAAGTACCTCATCGAAGACCTCCCCCTCCATCCCGAGGACCTCGCCGAGCACAGTGGCAGTCGTGCGGGCACGATCTCGGGCATGATCCAGCGGGTGGTCGAGCGGATGTACACCGAGAGCGAGGAGAACCGCTTCCTCGAGGTGACCTACGCGAACGGCGACAAGGAGGTCCTGTACTTCAAGGACTTCAACTCCGGCGCCATGATCCAGAACATCGTCGACCGCAGCAAGAAGATGGCGATCAAGCAGTTCCTCGAGTCCGGGCAGAAGGGCCTGCGGATCCAGCATCTGCTGGCGGCCTGCGTGGACGAGTTCTCCGAGAACGAGGATCTGCCCAACACCACCAACCCCGACGACTGGGCCCGCATCTCCGGCAAGAAGGGCGAGCGGATCGTCTACATCCGCACGCTCGTGACGGGCAAGCAGGGCACCGAGGCCGGCCGTTCCATCGACACGGTGGCCAACACCGGCCAATACCTCTAG
- a CDS encoding tRNA (adenine-N1)-methyltransferase: MGFRRHGPFQAGDQVQLTDPKNKRHTVTLKEDGVFHTHKGGIPHSELIGQPEGSVVRSSGGTQYLAFRHLLQDYTLSMPRGAAVIYPKDSAQIVAMADIFPGARVVEAGVGSGALTCFLLRAVGAEGSLTSYERRADFAEVATKNVEKFYGGPMDQWRLVVGDFVEALDESDVDRIILDMLAPWECVDAASKALTPGGVICCYVATTTQLSRTVETLREHGSFTEPHAWETLVRDWHVEGLAVRPDHRMVGHTGFLVTARRMADGVTPPPRRRRPAKGAQGEEVSSSIG; the protein is encoded by the coding sequence ATGGGTTTTCGCAGGCATGGGCCGTTTCAGGCCGGGGATCAGGTTCAGCTCACCGACCCCAAGAACAAGCGCCACACCGTGACGCTGAAGGAGGACGGTGTCTTCCACACACACAAGGGAGGAATCCCGCACAGCGAGCTGATCGGTCAGCCCGAGGGCTCGGTGGTGCGCTCGTCCGGCGGCACCCAGTATCTCGCGTTCAGGCACCTGCTCCAGGACTACACGCTGTCGATGCCGCGCGGCGCGGCGGTCATCTACCCCAAGGACTCGGCGCAGATCGTCGCCATGGCCGACATCTTCCCCGGCGCGCGCGTCGTCGAGGCGGGAGTCGGTTCCGGCGCGCTCACCTGTTTCCTGCTGCGTGCCGTGGGGGCCGAGGGCAGCCTCACCTCCTACGAGCGGCGTGCGGACTTCGCCGAGGTCGCCACCAAGAACGTGGAGAAGTTTTACGGCGGCCCGATGGACCAGTGGCGCCTGGTCGTGGGCGACTTCGTGGAGGCGCTCGACGAGAGTGACGTCGACCGGATCATTTTGGACATGCTTGCCCCATGGGAGTGTGTCGACGCGGCGTCCAAGGCGCTCACTCCAGGCGGCGTCATCTGCTGCTATGTGGCGACAACGACACAGTTGTCCCGCACGGTGGAAACTCTCCGCGAACACGGGAGTTTCACCGAGCCCCATGCGTGGGAGACCCTGGTCCGTGACTGGCATGTCGAGGGGCTGGCCGTACGACCCGATCACCGGATGGTCGGGCACACCGGGTTCCTCGTCACTGCCCGCCGCATGGCGGACGGGGTGACGCCACCGCCCCGTCGCAGGCGTCCGGCAAAGGGGGCACAAGGCGAAGAGGTCAGTTCTTCTATCGGATGA
- a CDS encoding GNAT family N-acetyltransferase, translating to MFPQDVIPAGPVVLRLLTDDDVESIVCGCGDPEIVRFIPTVPVPYTRDDALSYLKVAERLWESGGASFAVADAGTDEWLGNIGLKALDPRGNGEVGYLIAPWARGRGVATAATRALTEWAFSHGVQRMELLADVENLASQRVALASGFHREGVQRSAEARRDGTRSDLVAFARLSDDSGDRVRPYLPDFPGGSLSDGVVRLTPLTVEDADDYHALMSLPEVVATWVPPQAPDPADSEEFCRLAGTRRLAGERVEAAVRDAVTGAFAGHIQLGSVVPPLGQAMTGYSTLPEFRGRRFTTRAVTLLVEWAFEHTPLSRIVAGTSPGNLASQRVLENAGFTREALLHGLLPGPDGTRLDDLQWYRLRPPG from the coding sequence GTGTTCCCTCAAGACGTGATTCCCGCCGGCCCCGTGGTGCTGCGACTCCTCACCGACGACGACGTGGAGTCGATCGTCTGTGGCTGCGGCGACCCGGAGATCGTTCGCTTCATCCCGACCGTACCCGTGCCGTACACCCGCGACGACGCGCTCTCCTACCTGAAGGTGGCCGAGCGGCTCTGGGAGAGCGGGGGCGCCTCGTTCGCCGTGGCGGACGCCGGAACGGACGAGTGGCTGGGCAACATCGGGCTCAAGGCGCTGGATCCGCGGGGCAACGGCGAGGTGGGCTACCTGATCGCGCCGTGGGCGCGGGGTCGCGGGGTCGCCACGGCCGCCACCAGGGCGCTGACCGAGTGGGCCTTCAGCCATGGGGTGCAGCGCATGGAACTGCTGGCCGACGTGGAGAACCTGGCCAGCCAGCGGGTGGCGCTGGCCTCGGGGTTCCACCGTGAGGGCGTGCAGCGCTCGGCCGAGGCGCGGCGCGACGGCACCCGCAGCGACCTGGTGGCCTTCGCCAGGCTGTCCGACGACTCCGGTGACCGGGTACGGCCGTACCTGCCGGACTTCCCGGGCGGCTCGCTGTCCGACGGCGTGGTACGGCTGACGCCGCTGACCGTCGAGGACGCCGACGACTACCACGCGCTGATGAGCCTGCCGGAGGTTGTGGCGACCTGGGTGCCTCCGCAGGCTCCCGACCCGGCCGACAGTGAGGAGTTCTGCCGGCTGGCGGGCACCCGCCGGCTGGCCGGCGAGCGGGTCGAGGCCGCCGTCCGGGACGCCGTGACCGGCGCCTTCGCCGGCCACATCCAGCTCGGCTCGGTCGTGCCGCCGCTGGGCCAGGCGATGACGGGCTACAGCACGCTGCCGGAGTTCCGCGGCAGGCGTTTCACCACCCGGGCGGTGACCCTGCTGGTGGAGTGGGCCTTCGAGCACACTCCCCTGAGCCGGATCGTCGCGGGCACCTCCCCGGGCAACCTCGCCTCACAGCGGGTGCTGGAGAACGCGGGTTTCACCCGGGAGGCGCTCCTGCACGGGCTGCTGCCGGGCCCCGACGGCACGCGGCTGGACGATCTGCAGTGGTACCGCCTGCGCCCTCCGGGGTAG
- a CDS encoding aminotransferase class III-fold pyridoxal phosphate-dependent enzyme — protein sequence MSIDANLRERAARVVPGGMYGHLNAALHGPGYPQFFVGGEGCRQRDADGREYIDLMCSWGPVVLGHRHPAVEAAVTAQLAQGDCLNGPGPVYVELAELMVETIPQADWVMFSKNGTDATTQALMIARAATGRTKVLMAHGSYHGADPWCTPSLSGTTPNERADLIEYPYNDLAGAEEAAARAEGDVAAIIVTPFKHDSFEDQEFAAVEFARGLRALADRIGAALVIDDVRGGWRLDLGGSWETLGVRPDLYAFSKAMANGHPIAAVTGVDSLRGPAQTIYSTGSFWFNAAPMAAAKATIETLRDSGGIALIERAGTRLREGLAAQAAAHGFVVNQTGPVQIPWLSFEGDATLEKGISWASSCLREGVYLHPWHNWFLSAAHTDADIDRALQGTDAAFARLRTEFGAD from the coding sequence ATGTCCATCGACGCCAACCTCCGGGAGCGGGCCGCCAGGGTCGTCCCCGGCGGCATGTACGGTCATCTCAACGCGGCCCTGCACGGCCCCGGCTACCCGCAGTTCTTCGTCGGCGGCGAGGGCTGCCGCCAGCGCGACGCCGACGGCCGCGAATACATCGACCTCATGTGCTCCTGGGGTCCCGTCGTGCTCGGCCACCGCCACCCCGCCGTGGAGGCCGCCGTCACCGCCCAGCTCGCCCAGGGCGACTGCCTCAACGGCCCGGGCCCGGTCTACGTGGAACTCGCCGAGCTGATGGTGGAGACCATCCCGCAGGCCGACTGGGTGATGTTCTCCAAGAACGGCACCGACGCCACCACCCAGGCCCTGATGATCGCCCGTGCCGCGACCGGCCGGACCAAGGTGCTCATGGCCCACGGGTCCTACCACGGGGCCGACCCGTGGTGCACGCCCAGCCTGTCGGGCACCACCCCCAACGAGCGCGCCGACCTGATCGAATACCCCTACAACGACCTGGCCGGCGCCGAGGAGGCCGCGGCCCGGGCCGAGGGCGACGTCGCCGCGATCATCGTGACGCCGTTCAAACACGACTCCTTCGAGGACCAGGAGTTCGCCGCCGTGGAGTTCGCCCGGGGACTGCGGGCGCTGGCGGACCGGATCGGCGCCGCCCTGGTCATCGACGACGTGCGCGGCGGCTGGCGGCTCGACCTCGGTGGCTCCTGGGAGACGCTGGGCGTCCGCCCCGATCTGTACGCCTTCAGCAAGGCCATGGCCAACGGCCACCCGATCGCCGCCGTCACCGGGGTGGACTCGCTGCGAGGCCCGGCTCAGACGATCTACTCCACCGGTTCGTTCTGGTTCAACGCCGCCCCGATGGCCGCGGCCAAGGCCACCATCGAGACCCTGCGCGACAGCGGCGGCATCGCGCTGATCGAGCGGGCGGGGACCCGCCTCCGTGAGGGACTCGCCGCGCAGGCGGCCGCCCACGGCTTCGTGGTCAACCAGACCGGCCCGGTGCAGATCCCGTGGCTCTCCTTCGAGGGCGACGCCACCCTGGAGAAGGGGATCTCCTGGGCCTCGTCCTGCCTGCGCGAGGGCGTCTACCTCCATCCCTGGCACAACTGGTTCCTGTCGGCCGCCCACACCGACGCCGACATCGACCGTGCCCTGCAGGGCACCGACGCGGCCTTCGCCAGGCTCAGGACGGAGTTCGGCGCCGACTGA
- a CDS encoding carbohydrate kinase family protein, whose protein sequence is MTVVTLGVHIVDVLARPVESIPEGQDTHLLEQIRITAAGAAAGTAVGLAGLGVPVASMGAVGADELGDFLIMVMARHGVDVTGIVRKESEQTAASILPIRPDGGRPSFHVPGANLTLATTDLDRDRVTGARVVHLGGMDVTWGLHDPGFLALLAEAREAGTIVTMDLLSNIPDLMQGARIFLPYVDYLLPNEEQALMMSGTTDVEQAALALLAEGPGAVLVTLGAEGSLVATASGLTRVPALDVPVVDTTGCGDAYCAGFITGLVDGREVVDAAGLGTALAARVAGGLGSDAGLAGARELRASA, encoded by the coding sequence ATGACTGTCGTCACCCTCGGGGTGCACATCGTGGACGTGCTCGCCCGGCCCGTGGAGTCGATCCCGGAAGGGCAGGACACCCATCTGCTGGAGCAGATCCGCATCACCGCGGCGGGCGCGGCCGCCGGGACCGCCGTCGGCCTGGCCGGGCTCGGCGTCCCGGTCGCCTCGATGGGAGCGGTCGGCGCCGACGAACTCGGTGACTTCCTCATCATGGTCATGGCACGGCACGGGGTGGACGTCACCGGGATCGTCCGCAAGGAGAGCGAGCAGACCGCCGCCTCGATCCTGCCCATCCGGCCGGACGGCGGGCGTCCGTCGTTCCATGTCCCCGGCGCCAACCTCACTCTGGCCACCACCGACCTGGACCGCGACCGCGTCACCGGGGCGCGGGTCGTGCACCTGGGCGGTATGGACGTGACCTGGGGCCTGCACGACCCCGGCTTCCTGGCGCTCCTGGCCGAGGCACGGGAGGCGGGCACGATCGTCACGATGGACCTACTGTCCAATATCCCCGACCTGATGCAGGGGGCGCGGATTTTTCTGCCGTACGTGGACTACCTCCTGCCCAACGAGGAGCAGGCGCTCATGATGAGCGGCACGACCGACGTGGAACAGGCCGCGCTCGCGCTGCTGGCCGAGGGGCCCGGAGCCGTGCTGGTCACCCTGGGCGCCGAGGGCAGCCTGGTCGCCACCGCGTCCGGTCTCACCCGCGTCCCCGCCCTCGACGTCCCCGTGGTGGACACCACCGGTTGCGGAGACGCCTACTGCGCGGGCTTCATCACCGGTCTGGTCGACGGCCGCGAGGTCGTCGACGCGGCCGGACTCGGCACCGCGCTGGCCGCCCGGGTGGCCGGCGGCCTCGGTTCCGACGCCGGTCTGGCCGGAGCGCGGGAGCTGCGAGCGAGCGCGTGA
- a CDS encoding TetR/AcrR family transcriptional regulator: MPKSVDHGERRKEVVEATRRIILREGIEAATTRAIAREAGYSNGVLTHYFADKDDIMLSALRSSHRRIAARLRGRLAGHTGLSALRELLLDNLPLDDERARESGLEIGFWSRSLTSPALLEAQRAEAEELRYLVRSLLGAAADAGEIATEEDLGDVAERLLALVDGLSVRRLLYPDRLGAERLERLLRTELDRLQPTSA; this comes from the coding sequence TTGCCGAAGAGCGTCGATCATGGAGAGCGGCGGAAGGAGGTCGTCGAGGCCACCCGCCGCATCATCCTGCGTGAAGGCATCGAGGCCGCCACGACCAGGGCCATCGCCAGGGAGGCGGGTTACTCCAACGGCGTGCTCACCCATTACTTCGCCGACAAGGACGACATCATGCTGTCGGCGCTGCGCTCCTCACACCGGCGCATCGCAGCGCGGCTGCGCGGCAGACTGGCCGGCCACACAGGCCTGTCCGCGCTGCGCGAACTCCTGCTCGACAATCTGCCGCTGGACGACGAACGCGCCCGGGAGAGCGGACTGGAGATCGGGTTCTGGAGCCGGAGCCTGACCAGCCCAGCCCTGCTTGAGGCGCAACGCGCCGAGGCCGAGGAGCTGCGCTACCTGGTGCGCAGCCTGCTCGGCGCGGCGGCCGACGCCGGGGAGATCGCCACCGAGGAGGACCTCGGTGACGTCGCCGAGCGGCTGCTCGCCCTGGTCGACGGGCTGAGCGTGCGCCGCCTGCTCTACCCCGACCGGCTCGGCGCCGAACGGCTGGAGAGACTTCTCCGTACCGAGTTGGACCGGCTTCAGCCCACCAGCGCGTAG
- a CDS encoding FHA domain-containing protein, with the protein MTDEGFGAVRPLPGDGLVAHVGGLLLVCDAAEAVVEDLLRALRETAASGGDGRALARRVAQVLAVMMGESVACAVAGPVAGGVAVLVSGPALASVTGSQGEIRLAGRDALTWSDRLVPGPVTEVELRLPDAGTAHPLARLDSGVIVGGGVRCDLTEAGAPAAHRPAPRVEAAPQSARPPAAPVQAAAPQPEASPPPTPAHPDRPAPAESVPPAPYPMGSPEPQIPVPQAWQSEPVPVAPQGPESGPVPAVVSHADVDTAMASGIGGDPVDARDQPFEYELLVPDGPQAAPESSPSGPEPESRPLVYGVDCKNDHFNDPRVPYCAVCGIALVQRTLVPYKGPRPPLGVLLLDDGMTLRLDTDYLVGRDPERAPEVADGSVRPAKVTSPDGSVSRRHLRVALDGWDVNLVDLGSVNGTQIQPPGDPNFYDIPPNEAVAILPGTTVRIGVSRTMRYESHRNR; encoded by the coding sequence ATGACCGACGAGGGCTTCGGAGCGGTGCGTCCGCTTCCGGGTGACGGGCTGGTCGCCCATGTCGGTGGCCTGCTACTGGTGTGCGACGCGGCCGAGGCCGTTGTGGAGGACCTGCTGAGGGCGCTGCGGGAGACCGCGGCCTCCGGCGGGGACGGCCGCGCGCTGGCCCGCCGGGTCGCCCAGGTGCTGGCCGTCATGATGGGCGAGTCCGTGGCGTGCGCCGTCGCCGGTCCCGTCGCCGGGGGAGTGGCCGTACTGGTCAGCGGCCCGGCCCTGGCATCGGTCACCGGTTCGCAGGGTGAGATCCGGCTGGCCGGGCGTGACGCGCTCACCTGGTCCGATCGTCTCGTGCCCGGCCCGGTCACCGAGGTCGAGCTGCGCCTGCCCGATGCCGGCACCGCCCATCCGCTCGCCCGGCTGGACAGCGGTGTGATCGTCGGTGGCGGGGTTCGGTGTGACCTGACCGAGGCCGGGGCGCCGGCCGCCCATCGCCCCGCGCCCCGGGTGGAGGCCGCTCCGCAGTCCGCCCGGCCGCCGGCCGCGCCCGTGCAGGCCGCGGCTCCCCAGCCCGAGGCGTCCCCTCCGCCGACTCCCGCGCATCCCGACCGGCCGGCCCCGGCGGAGAGCGTGCCGCCCGCGCCCTACCCGATGGGTTCTCCGGAGCCGCAGATCCCCGTGCCTCAGGCATGGCAGTCCGAGCCCGTGCCGGTCGCGCCGCAGGGACCGGAGTCCGGGCCCGTCCCGGCCGTCGTCTCTCACGCGGACGTGGATACCGCCATGGCGAGCGGTATCGGCGGCGACCCCGTCGATGCCCGGGACCAGCCGTTCGAGTACGAACTGCTGGTCCCGGACGGTCCGCAGGCCGCGCCCGAGTCCTCGCCGTCCGGACCGGAGCCGGAGTCGCGCCCGCTGGTCTACGGGGTCGACTGCAAGAACGACCATTTCAACGACCCGCGTGTGCCGTACTGCGCGGTCTGCGGCATCGCGCTGGTACAGCGCACGCTCGTCCCCTACAAGGGGCCGCGCCCGCCGCTGGGCGTGCTGCTCCTGGACGACGGCATGACGCTCCGGCTCGACACCGACTATCTGGTCGGCCGTGACCCCGAGCGGGCCCCGGAGGTCGCCGACGGCTCGGTGCGTCCCGCCAAGGTCACCAGCCCCGACGGCTCGGTGTCCCGCCGTCACCTTCGGGTGGCGCTGGACGGCTGGGACGTCAACCTGGTCGACCTGGGGTCGGTCAACGGCACCCAGATCCAGCCGCCGGGCGACCCCAACTTCTACGACATCCCGCCGAACGAGGCGGTGGCGATCCTGCCCGGTACGACCGTGCGGATCGGCGTCTCCCGCACCATGCGTTACGAGTCGCACCGTAACCGCTGA
- a CDS encoding site-2 protease family protein: MGRPFGIPVYVSPTWLIVAAFITYIYQKVVIAQLPDLSVPLSYVVSFVFAVLLYVSVLLHELAHSVVAKLYGLPVRRITLYLLGGVSEIEREPETPGREFMVAFVGPLLSFGLAAIGFAAYQVIDPATILGVLTFQLWGANLIVGVFNVLPGLPLDGGRMLRAGVWKLTRNPTSGTIVAAWTGRALAVVLVAVPVGLALMSGQSPGWEVIWSVLLASFIWLGATQSLRSARVRARIPQVNARALARRAIAVTGDLPLAEALRRAAEAQAGAMVVVDHEGHPTGIVNEVAVEATPEGRRPWVTTGSLARSLEPSLVLAADLSGESLIDAMRETPAGEYLLVERGGEIFGVLATSDVNRVFSGV; this comes from the coding sequence ATGGGACGGCCGTTCGGCATCCCGGTGTACGTCTCGCCCACCTGGCTCATTGTGGCGGCGTTCATCACCTACATCTACCAGAAGGTGGTGATCGCCCAGCTTCCCGACCTGAGCGTCCCACTGTCCTATGTGGTCTCGTTCGTCTTCGCGGTGCTGCTGTACGTGTCGGTGCTCCTGCACGAGCTGGCACACTCCGTGGTCGCCAAGCTGTACGGCCTGCCGGTCCGCCGCATCACGCTCTACCTGCTCGGTGGCGTCTCGGAGATCGAGCGCGAGCCGGAGACCCCCGGCCGGGAGTTCATGGTGGCCTTCGTGGGGCCGCTGCTCTCGTTCGGGCTGGCCGCGATCGGTTTCGCCGCCTACCAGGTCATCGATCCGGCGACCATCCTCGGCGTGCTGACCTTCCAGCTCTGGGGGGCCAACCTGATCGTCGGGGTCTTCAACGTCCTGCCGGGGCTGCCGCTCGACGGCGGCCGCATGCTGCGCGCCGGGGTCTGGAAGCTCACCCGCAATCCGACCTCGGGCACGATCGTGGCGGCCTGGACCGGCCGCGCGCTGGCCGTCGTCCTGGTCGCGGTGCCCGTCGGGCTGGCGCTGATGAGCGGGCAGTCCCCGGGTTGGGAGGTCATCTGGTCGGTGCTGCTCGCCTCCTTCATCTGGCTCGGCGCCACCCAGTCGCTGCGCAGCGCCCGGGTGCGTGCCCGGATCCCGCAGGTGAACGCCCGGGCCCTGGCCAGGCGGGCCATCGCGGTGACCGGAGACCTGCCGCTGGCCGAGGCTCTGCGCCGGGCCGCCGAAGCCCAGGCGGGGGCGATGGTGGTGGTCGACCACGAGGGTCACCCGACGGGGATCGTGAACGAGGTCGCGGTCGAGGCCACCCCGGAGGGCCGCCGTCCCTGGGTGACGACCGGCTCGCTGGCGCGCAGTCTCGAACCGTCGCTGGTGCTGGCCGCCGACCTGTCGGGAGAGTCCCTGATCGACGCGATGCGCGAGACCCCGGCGGGGGAATACCTCCTCGTGGAGCGCGGCGGCGAGATCTTCGGGGTGCTGGCCACGTCGGATGTGAACCGGGTGTTCAGCGGGGTTTAG
- a CDS encoding RecB family exonuclease, with translation MSLTEPTIIGALSPSRAGDFMTCPLLYRFRVIDRLPEPPSPAAVRGTMVHSVLERLYDLPAPGRTVAAALELLEPEWRRLLAEDPAYGGMFTDDREQAQWLAQARAMLERYFTLEDPTCLEPADRELYVEAVLDSGLMLRGYIDRLDVAPTGEVRVVDYKTGSAPGPAFEAKALFQMKFYALTLWRLHGSVPRLLQLMYLGGGGEVLRYSPDEADLRATERKVQALWTAIERAMETGEWPPRPSRLCDWCSYQALCPQFGGTPPPLPERQPGDTVRSTRRTSRAATDEL, from the coding sequence ATGTCACTGACCGAGCCCACGATCATCGGAGCGCTGTCGCCGTCCCGCGCCGGTGACTTCATGACGTGCCCGCTGCTCTACCGGTTCCGGGTGATCGACCGGCTTCCGGAGCCGCCGTCTCCCGCCGCGGTGCGGGGCACCATGGTCCACTCGGTGCTGGAACGCCTCTACGACCTCCCCGCTCCCGGACGCACCGTCGCCGCCGCCCTGGAGCTGCTGGAGCCGGAGTGGCGCAGGCTGCTGGCCGAGGATCCCGCCTACGGCGGCATGTTCACCGACGACCGGGAGCAGGCCCAGTGGCTGGCCCAGGCCCGTGCCATGCTGGAGCGCTACTTCACCCTTGAGGACCCCACCTGCCTGGAGCCCGCCGACCGGGAGCTGTATGTGGAGGCGGTGCTCGACAGCGGCCTGATGCTGCGCGGTTACATCGACCGACTGGACGTCGCGCCCACCGGCGAGGTCCGCGTGGTCGACTACAAGACCGGCAGCGCGCCGGGGCCGGCCTTCGAGGCCAAGGCGCTGTTCCAGATGAAGTTCTACGCCCTGACCCTGTGGCGGCTGCACGGCTCGGTGCCCCGGCTGCTCCAGCTGATGTATCTGGGGGGCGGCGGCGAGGTGCTGCGCTACTCCCCCGACGAGGCCGATCTGCGCGCCACCGAGCGCAAGGTGCAGGCGCTGTGGACGGCCATCGAGCGGGCGATGGAGACCGGCGAGTGGCCCCCCAGGCCCAGCCGCCTGTGCGACTGGTGCTCCTACCAGGCGCTGTGCCCCCAGTTCGGCGGCACTCCCCCGCCGCTGCCCGAGCGGCAGCCGGGCGACACCGTGCGCAGCACCCGCCGCACCTCCAGAGCGGCCACCGACGAGCTCTGA